The stretch of DNA ACCCCGGCGGCCGCCCAGACCGCCGGCCAGCAGGCCGGCGCCGACCTGCAGGCCGCCTTCCCACCCCCGCACATGCCGACCCCGCCGGCCCTGATGAGGCCGGCCGCGCACCCCGGCACCCGCAGCCGGATGGTCTCGCCGGTCGCGCCCGCGGTCACCGCCCCGACGATCACCCCGGCCCCAGCCGCGGCGCCGGCCATGCAGGCTCCGGCCGCCGCGCCCAAGCCGCAGAGCTCGCTGCCGCTGGTCGGCAACCTGCCGCTGGTCGGCGGGCTGACGCAGGGCCTGCCGGTCGGCAGCCTGACCTCGCTCGGCAGCTTCTAGACCGGTTCAGAACCCTTCCCCAAGGCCTCTGGCATGCGCGCCCGCGCATGCCAGAGGCCTTTCTGATGTCACACAACCCGATGAAAAGAGGAATCCCTCCTAGGAGCGATTATCCGCAACTCTTCGCATGCGGCCGCCGCGAAGGCGCAATGAATCGCCATGCGCGACAACGTGTGAACCGCCCCATCGGGAGCCACGGATGAAGCACCGCCACGGCAAGACGACAAGTGTCAGTTCCGGTCTGGTGGACTTGAGCGAGGAGTCCCTGGCCGACGTCTCGCGCTCGGTCTCGGCCGGCGAGGTGCGGTCCGAGGATGTCGACCGGCGGATCAGCCCACCCAGGGACGGCGGGACCGCGACGGTGCCGGTGGCCGCCTCGTTCAACTCGGCCGTATGACCGCGGCGAACGGGGCGCCGCCATTCCGGCAATTCGTGCTGAAAGTGGCAACCCGCTGCGATCTCGCTTGTGATCATTGTTACGTCTACGAGGCCGCCGACAGCTCGTGGCGCCACAAACCGCGCTTCATGACGGAGGAGACGGTACGGCGCACCGCAGAGCGGATCGCCGAACACGCCGCCTCGCACCGTCTCCCTGCCGTCGCCCTGGTGTTGCATGGCGGGGAGCCACTGCTTCTGGGGCCGGCGCGGATGCGCGTAGCAATGTCTACATTGCGTGAGGTCATCGAGAGCGCGGGCTGTGCGGTGGACCTGCGTGTCCACACCAACGGAGTCCGACTCACGAGCGAGTACTGCGACTTGTTCCGCGAACACCGCGTACGCGTCGGTGTGTCCCTGGACGGTGATCACGCCGCGTCCGACAGACACCGACGCTTCGCCAATGGAGCATCCAGCCATACGCAGGCACTACGCGCGGTTTCGCTATTGCGCGACGACTACCCGGACATCTACGCGGGCGTCCTATGCACGATCGACGTGCGTAACGACCCAGTAGCCGTGTACGAGGCGGTGCACGATGCCTCTCCCCCGCGCGCGGACTTCCTCCTCCCCCACGCCACGCATAGCGATCCGCCGCTCAGAGCGAATCCCGAACGCGCCGAATACGCGGACTGGATGCTCGCGGTGTTCGATCGCTGGAACGCCGAGAACCGTCCCTTCCCGATTCGCTCCTTCACCTCGGTCCTGGACGCCTTCCGCGGGTTGCCGAGCGGGACGGAGTCGCTCGGCTTAGACCCGGTCGATCTGGTGGTCGTGGAGGCCGACGGAACTCTGGAGCAGACGGACTCCCTTAAAGCGGCCTACGACGGCGCTCCCGCCACCGGCTTCGCAGTCGCTGAGCACTCCTTCGACGAGGCCTCCGGGCATCCGGGCTTCGAGGCCCGGCGCCATGGCTTGGCCGATCTGTGCGAAGCCTGCCGACGCTGTCCTGTGGTCTTGGTATGCGGAGGCGGCCTGCGCACGCATCGCTATAGCGCCCCCTCTGAGGTGACTTCCCCGTCTCCCTCGACCGATTCGTTTGATCATCCGAGCGTCTACTGCAAAGACCTCAAGGAGCTGATCATGGGGATCCGCACCCGGACCCAGGCGCCGGCCGTCGCACAGGTTCCGGCGCAGCGTTCCCTAGGACTGTCCGCAGACGTGCTGCATCAGTTGGCGCACGGATACGGCGACGCTAAAGCGATCACACACCTGAACCGCTTCCAACGCTCGCTCCGCATACTGCTGCTCGCCAAGGTGTTCGCCGCCGCAGACGGCAGTAGCGGACCGCGCCAAGAACTCGTGGACTCCGCGATCTCCACGCTGAAGACTCTCGATGCCGGACACAAGAACGCCCTGCACGACGTACTCGGGCATCCCTATACGTCGGTCTGGGCACTGCGCTGCCTCGACGACGCACAGTCCGGCCGAGCCGATCCCGAGGACTTCGCCCATCTGGCCTCGCTGGCTGCCGCGATCGCCATCCGCGCCGGCGTCGACGCCGAGATCGAAGTGCCGGTACGGCGCGGCGCTGTGTACCTCCCCACGCTGGGGCGTCTGGTGGTCGGTGCCGACGCAGGCCGATCCCTGCTGATGCGGATCTCCGGGGGCCACTGCGACGTGCTCGATGCGTCGGGATGGCAAGGCGTCCGGCGTGTGGACCTCCCTGCGTTCTCCACAGGCGGAATCGCTTTGGAGGACACGGACCCGTTCCGCCGCTGCCACCACTGGGAGGTCGCGCGACGGCTGCCTGAAGGCGACGCCGCCGCTTGGAGGCGCACTGTCCCCGCCGCGTGGGACCTCCTCGCACGGGACCACCATTCCTACGCGCCGGGCATCGCAGCAGGGCTGTCGACGATCGTGCCACTGGCGCCGTCCCTGTCCGGCCGAGCCGTCAGCTCTACAGCGCGCCGCGCTTATGGCGCGATCGGCGCGGCGCTACCTGTGCCGGGCGCTGGTACGCCGGACCGGTCCGCCTCCGCGCTCGCGCTCTTGATGATCCACGAGTTCCAGCACGTAAAGCTCGGCGCGGTCCTGGACATGGCAGACCTGCACGACCCGCACGACACCCGGCTGTTCGAGGCGCCATGGCGAGAGGACCCGCGTCCGCTGGAAGGACTGTTGCAGGGAACATACGCGCACGTAGGCGTCACCGACTTCTGGCGCGTCCGCCGCTTCACCGCGACCGATCCCGAGGAACGCACACACGCCGCCACGGAGTTCGCACTCTGGTTCGCGCACACACTGCGGGCCACACACGTCTTGGCGGACTCCGGGTCCCTGACCCCGCTCGGCCTGCGCTTCGTGGAGGCGCTGCGGACCACCCTGGAAGGTTGGACGTCCAAAGTCTGACTACTCCGCGCACCGTTGACGCCATCGATTACGCCGCGCAATCCTTTTGGAGACACAGTGTGAAGAGGAGTGAAGGCCACGGGGTAGGCGGATGGCTGTCTCGAGTCGGGTGCCGCAAGGCGCCGACCACGGGTCGGCTCCGGTCTTCTTCCTCAGCTACGCCCGGCACCACCGCGCCCCGGAGGACAAGTCCGGCACTGCCGAGGACCCGGACCGCTGGACGCTGCGCTTCTTCGACGACCTGACGTTCGAGGTCGCGGAGCTCACCACGCTGCCCCGCCACGCCAGGCCCGGATTCATGGACCGCGAACTGCGGGTCGGGCAGGAGTGGCCGCGCCGGATATCGGAGGCACTGGCGGCGTGCCGGGTGTTCGTGCCGCTCTACACCCCGCGCTACTTCACGTCCCTGAGCTGCGCCAGCGAGTGGTACCTGTTCCAGGCACGGCAGAGCGCGCACGAGCTGACGTCCGGCACCCGGCCCGAGGCGATCATCCCGGTGCTGTGGCTGCCGATGCCGGACACCGACCTACCGGCCGCCGCGCAGGCGCTGCAGTTCGACCACCACACGCTCGGCGAGGCCTACGCGCGCCTGGGCTTCCTGCAGCTGATCCGGCTGGCTCGGTTCAAGGACGAGTACCAGCTGGCGATCCACGCGCTGGCGCGCGAGGTGGTGCGGGTGGCGCTGAGCAGCGCCCCGCAGGCCTCCCTGCCGGTGGACTTCACAGCGCTGCGTAGCCGCTTCGAGAACGCGGAAGGGCTCTTCGACGCAGCCGGAGACCTGGTGCGCCAAGTCGGTGGCCGCACTCCCCTCTCGCTGCCGGGACGACGTCCGCTCGCCCTGCCGGCGGGCACGCGAGGCAGCCCCGACGCTCCTGCCACTCCGGTGGTCGAACCGATCGCCGATCTCCCCGAGACCCCGACCAGTTCGCCGGACGAAGCGGTGGCCGCATATATCCGCGCCGCACAAGTGAAGCTCGCGGAGTGGTTCGTCACTCGGCCGCGCCAGATCGCATCTGCGGACTTCGACGACTTCTACTTCCGAGAGGTGCACCCCGCCGCCAAGGCGGCTCTGTTACGGCACCTGACGCCCCACGCACCGGACGGCCGCTCCGCACGGCCGCCCCGTCTGCGCTCCCTGCCCACCGCCGAGCGACCGCCAGGAGGAGCGCCCGATGTCCCCTGACCCGGACGGGACCGTCATCACCTTCTATTCCTATAAAGGCGGCACCGGCCGCACCATGGCGCTGGCGAACGTGGCGTGGATCCTGGCCGCGAACGGCCGGCGGGTACTGGCCGTGGACTGGGACCTGGACTCGCCGGGACTGCACCGCTTCTACCACCCGTTCCTACCGCCGTCGGCGCTGCAATCAACCGGCGGGGTCATCGACCTGATCGTCGACTACGCCTGGCAGGTCCACCAGCACCGCGAGGATCGGCCGACGGACTGGCACCGGCAGGCCGCGGAGGTAGCCCGGCACACGGTGGCCGTGGACTGGGCGTTCCCCGGCGGCGGCACCCTGGACTTTCTGCCGGCCGGACGGCAGAACCGCGACTACGCCTCCGCCATGGCGCCGCGCGGCTGGGACGACTTCTACGAGGAGATGGGCGGCGGCCTGTTCTTCCAGGCGATGCGCGACGGCATGAAGGCCGCGTACGACTATGTCCTCATCGACAGCCGCACCGGCTTGTCGGACATCGCTGACATCTGCACGCTTCAGCTGCCCGACGTCCTCGTGGACTGCTTCGCGCTCAGCGACCAGAACATCGACGGCGCGCTCGGCGTGGCGCGCCGTATACGGGAGCACTGTCTGGACCGCCCTATACGCATCCTGCCTGTGCCGATGCGCGTGGACGAAGCGGAGAAGGCGAAGGCAGACGCCGGACGCGCACTGGTGACGTCCCGGTTCGATGGGTTCCCCGCCGACATGGACGACGAGCGCCGGTCTCAGTACTGGGCCTCCGTAGAGATCCCCTATAGGCCCTTCTACGCATACGAGGAGACCCTGGCCGTCTTCGGCGACACGCCCGGCCTGCCGACCTCGCTGCTGGCGGCCTACGAACGACTCGCCGCCGAGATCACCGTGGGCCGTGTCACCGGTCTTCCCACGATTGAGGAGACCCGGCGTCAGCGGGTCCTGGAGGGATTCACCAGGCGGCAGACGACAAAGGTCCGCCCCTTGATCCATTACGTCGCCGAGGACCGGATGTGGGCCGACTGGGTTCGGGAGATCCTGGCTCAGGTAGAAGTGCCCGCGGACCTCGTCAGCGTGGGAATCTCCACAGAAGCCGAAGAGGACCGACAGGTCCTCGCTATAGCGTCGTACTCATATCTACGCTCTGCGCACACACGGGCACCGCAATCCGTCACCGCAGTACTTGTCACGGACGTCCGACTCCCAGCGCAGTACCAAGCGAACCCGCCGATCGACCTAGCACGGCTGAGCGAGCCGGAGGCCGTGGAGACGCTGCTGCTGGCCGTGGACCGGAACGCTTATGCGCAATGGCGCGCACGCTCCCCTGATGCACTTCCCTCTGCACGCGCACATGGCCCGCGCTTCCCCGGCATCGATCCGCGTGTCTGGAACCTACGCGGCCGCAACGCCACCTTCACCGGCCGCGACGAAGTCCTGGAGCACGTCCGCGACCGACTGCTCCGCGGCTCCGCTGCGGACTCCCCGCCGCCGCAGGCACTGCACGGCCTGGGAGGCGTCGGCAAGACCCAGGTCGCGCTGGAGTACGCGCACCGGTTCAAAGGCGACTACGACCTCGTATGGTGGCTCTCCGCGGACCAGCCGGAGCTGATCCCCGCGGAACTCGCCCGCCTGGCCCGGCCGCTTGGCCTAGGCCTGCGCACGGACAGCGGCATCGCGGAGACTGCTACGGCCGTCCTGGAGGCCCTGCGGCGCGGGGACCCAGTACGCCGCTGGCTGCTGGTCTACGACAACGCCGACGAGCCCGGCGCGGTGCGTCCCTACCTGCCGGAGAGCCGACACGGCCACGTCCTGATCACCTCACGGAACCCGGCGTGGGCGCAGGAGGCGGCGCCGGTCGAGGTGGAGGTGTTCACGCGCGCCGAAAGCGTGGAGCACCTACGGCGGCGGGTGCCGGGGCTCGCCGTGGAGGACGCCGGCGCGCTGGCCCACGCCCTCGGGGACCTGCCGCTGGCGGTGGAGCAGGCGGCGGCCTGGCTCACCGAGACCGGGACGCCGGTCGGCGAGTACCTGGCGGAGCTGGACCGGCAGGCGTCGGCGGTGCTGGCGCTGAACCAGCCCGGCGACTACCCGGTACCGGTGGCCACGACATGGACGATCTCCTTCGAGGCCCTGCGAGACCGGTCCCCAGCCGCCGTGCGCCTGCTGCAACTGTGCTCGTTCCTGGCGCCGGAGCCGGTGTCCATGGCGCTGCTGCGCTCGGACGAGATGATCCAGGCCCTGATCCCCTACGACGAGGCGCTGCGCGACCGGATGATGATCGGCCGCCTGGTCCGCGAGGTCGGACGGTTCGCGCTGGCCCGGGTGGACGCGGCCTCGAACACGCTGCAGGTGCACCGCCTGGTGCAGTCGGTGATCCGGGCCCGGATGAGCCAGGCGGACCAGGAGCGGGCCTGCCACGAGGTGCACCGGGTGCTGGTCGGCGCCCGTCCCCGGGCCGGGGACACCGACGACCCGGAGAACTGGCCGCGCTACGACCAGATCTGGGCACACCTGGGACCGAGCCGGGCCCGCCTGTGCGCCGAGGGCGAGACCCTACAGCTGCTGATCGATCGCGTCCGCTATCTGTGGAAGCGCGGCGAACTCGGCGCGGCCTTGGCGTTCGCCGAGGAGTTGGCCACCGTATGGACCTCGCGCGGAAGAGCGCCGGACAAGGACCCAGACCTGCTATCCCTGCGCTTCCACACCGCGAACGTGCTCTGGTCCATGGGCCGCTTCGAGGAGGCGCGGGAGATCAACGCAGAGGTGCTGCAGGCCCAAGCCGCCGCACTCGGCAACGATCATCGCCATACTCTGATGACCGCCGGCGGCCTGGCAGCAGCACTCCGCGGACTCGGACAGTTCCAGGAGGCACTGGCACTGGACGAACAGACATACGCACGGTTCGCCGAGAACTTCGGCGCGGACTTCCCCCAAGCGCTGTCCTCGGCGAACAACCTGGCCATCTCCTACCGGCTGGTCGGCGAGTTCTCCAAGGCCATGGAGATGGACCGGGAGGTCTTCGCACGACGCCGCGAGGTACTCGGGGCCGTGCACCCGTACACGCTGAGCTCCGCGGGCTCGCTGGCACGGGACATGATCGACGCAGGGCGATTCGCGGAGGCCGTCGAACTGCTGCGCACAACGCTGGACACATATCGCGACGTACTAGGGGACGACTTCGCGGAAACGCTAAGGACGGCCAAGAGCTTGGCAGTGGCATTGCGCAAATGCGGACGCCTCAGCGAAGCACAGGACCTCACCGAAGCCACGTACAAGCGCTACCTCCAGCGATTCGGCCCCCGCCACCCCGACACACGCGCCTGCGCCCTGAACCGGGCCGCAGACCTGGCGGCACAGGACCGGGACGCGGAGGCCGTCTCCATCAGCGTCGACTGCCTGGCGACATACGAAGAGCAGCTCGGGGAACGCCATCCCTACACACTCGTGGCGGTGAACAACATGGCGGTCTACGAGCGGGCATGCGGCAACGTCACCCGCGCCCGAGCCCACGCCGAGCGCACCCTGAGGGGCTTCGAGGCCGCACTCGGCGCCTCGCACCCCTTCACATTGGCAGCAGCAGGCAACCTCGCGAACTGCTTAGCGGACGACGGCGAACTCGCAGCAGCAATCTCTCTAGAGGAGCGCGTACTAGCGGGCTCACAAGACCGCCTCGGCGACAGCCACGTCTATACGCTCACCGCCGAAGCGAACCACGCAGCGACACTGCGCGCGTCAGGACGAGGGGCGGAGGCCGAGGTGACCACAGCGCGCTGCCTCGACCGCCTCACAGCACTGCTCGGCGAGGGACACCCGGTATGCGCGCGGGTGCGCGCCGGGGCCCGTATAGGGCGGGACCTTGAGGCCACGGCGTACTAGGAGCTCTGCTTACTCCCGGCTAGCTACTCCGTTCAGGTCCGATCCGCACCGACCGACCGGGCTGGCCGGGCTGGCCGGCCTGGCCCGACCCACGGTGCCCTGACGTCCCTGTCCCTCTCCCCCGTGCACCAAGCCCGACCGCCGCATCCCACGACACCCGCGCCCCCGACCACACGATCACCTGCGGCATCCGCAACAGGGCGCTGAAATGCGACGCACTCGGTTCCAGATCGACCGTCGCGCGCGGAATCCGCTCACCCAGCCATCTCGTATGACTCACCGGCGAGAACCGATCCTCCGCCCCATGCCACAGGTACACCGGAACACGGATGTCAGCGGGATCGAAACCCCAAGGGGCCGCGAGCGCAAGCGCATCGTCGTACCAACCATCCGCCGAGCGTGAAACCGCAGCCGCATAAGCGGCGACAAGCTCTTGGCGGATGTTCGCCTGCCGGATCACCGCACGGTCGGTCGGTTCCAAGCCCTCATCAATGTTCGCCAACAGGCTCGCCGGATCAGCACGGATCCGGGCCGCACGGTCCTCCAGAACCTGGCGCAGGGCCTCAGGGTCCGTGAAGGCCTGGGTATAGGCCTCAATGTTGCCCGGTGTCATCCCGGCGAACCACGCGTCGCCCATGGCATCACGGGGAGCCAGGGCCACCATCGCCGCCGCCCTCGTCACGCGCTCCGGCAACAGGGCCGCGCACGCCAGCGCATGCGGACCACCACCGGAGCGCCCAAGGACAGCGAAGCGCCCGATGCCCAGCGCGTCCGCGACAGTGCACGCATCCGCCGCAACGGAGGCGACACTGCGTCCCGGTTGCCGATCCGACTCACCGAAGCCGGGCCGGTCGAAGGTCAGGAGGCGGATGCCGCAGGCGTGCAGCGTCATCGGACGCGGCACCGGCCCCAGCCGGCTGCCGGGGGTGCCGTGGAACAGCATCACGGGGGCGCCGTCGGGGTCGCCGCGCTGACAGACGGCCAGCCGGCGGCCGTCCGGGGTGCGGACTGTGCGGATCATGGCTCTCCTCCGTTGGGCGGCTACCCGGCGCCGCCATGCCGGAAACGGACGCCTCCGGCGCGCAAGGGTGCGGGCGGAGGCGGGATAGTGTCAGGGCATGCCGCTGTTCGGGGCGCGCCCGCCGGTCGAGGACCGGGAGCGCCAGTGGATCGAGAAGATGCTGGCGTGGTGCGTCGAGCAGTTCGGACGCGAGGCGCTGCAGGCGGAGGTCCTCACGCCGACACCCTCATTCTTTCCCGGGACCTATCGGGGTACTCCGGACGATGTACTAGAAGTCGTCGACCTGGTCCGAGCCCACCTGCGCATCGACCCGGCGGAGATCGCAGTCATCTTGTATGACGGCCGCCCCCCATCCCGCCCCACCCCAGGCACCACCACCAGCGGCTACCAGACCGTCGCCGGACACTACAGCGTCCGCGACGGAGTCGGCGTCATAGCGGTCGGCATGGACAACGCCCCGGACCCCCGCCGCGTAGTCGCCGTCGCAGCCCACGAACTGTGCCACCACAAGCTGCTCTACCACGGCGCGGCCAGCACCACCGAGCACGACCACGAACCGCTGACCGACTTGGCGACCGTGTTCTTCGGCCTCGGCATCTTCACCGCCAACGCCGCCTTCACCTTCTCGCAGGGCTCCGGCGGCTGGCGCCGCCAGCAACTCGGATACATCAACCAGCCGATGTTCGGCTACGCACTCGCCCGCGTCGCACGGCTGCGCGGCGACCACAACCCCGCATGGGCCCGCTTCCTGGACACGAACCCGCGCGGGTATTTCAAGCGGGCAATGCGCTATCTGGAGAAAGAACCGGGCCCCGAACCACCCATTTAGCCTCGCCCATTGTGCGCAGCAGAACCTACGCAAATCACCCGATGTCCGATATGCCACCTTCGAGCATTATTGAGGCATCCCGGGAGCCGCCCGCCACAGCCAGGCACATGAGCGGCTCCCGGGCCGGCGGTCCCCCGACCGGGACGCGGACAGAGCTCACCGCACCCGGCCAGGGAACCGCCGCCACGCCCTCGATGACCTCGCGTCGTCGACTGCTCGAAGCGAGGCGATAAGGGCCTCCGGCTTCGGCCAGGTCGGAGGCAAATGGGGGATCGCCCCGCATCGAGCAGGCCCCTCCGGGGGCGGGTACGGCAAACAACCAGCCGGCCCTGGCGCCGCCCCCAGGCGCCAGGGTCCGGCCTAAGGACATGCCGCAAAGCTGGCAGGAAGGAGAAGCGGTGAGGAGCAGGACCCGATCAAGACCCGGCTAGCCGCACGCCCGCAGCCGCGACGCGCTCATCACTCGCCGTCAGCGCAACCCGCACGTGCCGCGCCCCGGCCTCGCCGTAAAAGTCGCCGGGAGCCACCAGAATCCCGCGCTCGGAGAACCAGTCGACGGTCGCCCAGCAGTCCTCGTCCCGCGTGGACCACAGATACAGGCCGGCCTCGGAGTGGTCGATGCGGAAGCCCGCGTGTTCCAGCGCCTCGCGCAGCACCTGGCGCCGCTTGCGGTAGCGCTCCTTCTGCTCTGCGGCGTGGGCGTCGTCGTTCAGGGCGGCGGTCATCGCGTCCTGGACCGGCTGCGGCATGATCATGCCCGCGTGCTTGCGCACCTCGAGCAGGTCGGCCACGAGGGCGGGGTCGCCGGTGACGAAGCCGGCTCGGTAGCCGGCCAGGTTCGAGCGCTTGGACAGGGAGTGCACGGCCAACAGTCCTTCGTGGCTGTCGCCGCAGACGTCGGGGTGCAGCAGCGACACTGGCTCGGCTTCCCAGGCCAGCTCGATGTAGCACTCGTCGGAGACCACGACGGTCCCGGTCTCGCGGGCCGCGGCGACCACGGCGCGCAGCTCGGCCAGCGGGGCGACCCGGCCGTTGGGGTTCGCCGGGGAGTTGAGCCAGATGAGCTTCGGGCGGTGCGTGCTGATCAGTTCGGCGGCGTCTTCGGGGGCGGCCACCAGGGTGTCGGCGCCGGCGATGCGGGCGCCGACGTCGTAGGTCGGGTAGGCCACCGCCGGGATGGCCACCTGGTCGCCGGGGCCGAGGCCGAGCAGCATCGGGAGCCAGGCCACCAGCTCCTTGGTGCCGAGGACCGGCAGGACCGAGGCTGGGGCGACGCTGGGCACGGCGAGGCGGCGTGCCATCCAGCCGACGGCTGCGTCGCGGAGGGCGGTCGTGCCGTGGGTGAGCGGGTAGCCGGGGGCGTCGGACCCGGCGCGCAGCGCGTCTTGGATGACGGCCGGCACCGGGTCGACGGGGGTGCCGACTGACAGGTCGACGATCCCGTCCAGGTGATGGGTGGCTCGCGCCTTGGCGGGCGCGAGCCGGTCCCACGGGAAGTCGGGGAGCTTCCGCATCGTGAAGGGTTTCCTCTGGTGGAGCGGGATGTCGCCGGGAGGGGAAAGCCCTTAGTGGCTTTCACCCTCGGCTTGCGGCGGCAGAGCGGAGACCAGGGGGTGGTCCTTCTCGATCAGACCCATCTTGGAGGCGCCTCCGGGGGAGCCAAGGTCGTCGAAGAACTCCACGTTCGCCTTGTAGTAGTCCTTCCACTGCTCAGGCGTGTCGTCCTCATAGAAGATCGCCTCCACGGGGCACACCGGCTCGCAGGCGCCGCAGTCGACGCACTCGTCCGGGTGGATGTAGAGCATGCGCTCGCCCTCGTAGATGCAGTCGACAGGGCACTCCTCGATGCAGGCCTTGTCCTTCACGTCCACGCAGGGCAGGGCGATGACGTAAGTCACTTTCTCCGGTCCTCCTGTTGATGCGGTGGGCGACGCAGCGGTGCGGGCTGCAAAACCCTAAGCTCGTCCGCCCTTAGTATCACGCGTGAGCGGCTGGTTCTCCTAAGCGGGTCAGCCTGCGGACGGCCGGTCCTGCCAAGGGCGCAGGACTGAGGCGCACAACAGTGTCCACCCTGTGCCCAGTGCGGCGCCTGCGAGAACGTCCGTGGGGAAGTGGACGCCGAGGAGTGGGCGGGAGGCCGCGATGACGATCACGTACAGCACCAGCAGGGTTGTCGCGGTGCGGCGGGCGGTCAGGCCGGCCAGTAGTGGGACCGCGGTCAGGATCAGGACGGTGGCCAGGGTGGAGGTGCCGGTGGCGTGGCCGGAGGGGAACGAGGCGCCGGATTCTGTGGAGATCGTGTGCGCGGCGTCCCAGACCGGGCGGTGGCGGTTCACGCCCTTCTTGGCGACGTAGGCGATGGCGTAGGCGCCGATCACTGAGGCTGCGGCGAAATAGGCGGTCGGGCGCATCCGGAGTGCGAAGAAGGCGACCGCTACCAGGAGGCCTAGGCCGAGGGTGACGGTCGGTGCGCCGGTGCTGGTCACCGCCTTGAAGAAGTCGGTCACCCCGGTGTCGCGCAGGGCGAACCTGTTCAGCGAGTTGTCCACCGACTGGTCCGTGCCCCGGGATGCCTTCGTTGCGACGATGATCGCCAGCAGGACGAAGACGCCGAAGGACGCCGTTCCCCACAGGCGCAGTGCCGATGCTCGGGCCCGGTCGTCGAAGACGGGTGCGCGGTGGTGGGCGACGGCATGCCGGGGTTCGGTGAGCATGCCTCACAGTAACTTGTTCGCCTGATGTTCGGCTGATGTTCACCACCCATTCATGTTCTTTGGGCGGGAGAGATCTCGGGCGGGGGAGATCTCGGGCGCGAGGGATCGCTGGGTAGCGAGGCCGGGCGCGCGCCGGAGCATGGAGGGCGGGCGCGCCGGGCCAGGCGGGCGAGATCGGGAGCGCGGGATCAGGCGTCCGGCGTGCGCAGGCCTCGCAGCACCACATCGAGCAGCAGGTACGGGTTCACCGGGGGGATGTCGGTGTCGACCGGCTTCTCGGCGCGGCGTTCGACGGCCGTGACGATGCCCGAGCACAGTGACATCACGTCGTAGAAGGTGACGTCGGGGCGGAAGGCGCCGGTGCGTTGGCCGCGCTTCAGCAGTTCGGTGCCAGCGTCCATCATCTCTTTGCACGTGCGGCCCAGGGCGGTGCTCTGGTCGTGGATGGCCTCTTTCACCGCCAGGGACAGGCCGCGGTAGATCGCCATGTGCTCGATCAGCAGAGTCAGCCACTCGGTGAGCGCGGCGTCGGCGTCCTCGCGGCGTTCGGCCAGGACCAGTGCGCACTCGGCGAGTTTCAGGTAGCGCTCGGCCAGGACCGCGGCGATGAGGTCCTCGCGCCGGGGGAACCGGCGGTAGAGGGTTCCGATCCCGACGCCTGCCTGGCGGGCGATGTCCTCCAGGGATGTCTCGATCCCGTTGTTCGCGAACGCCGACTGGGCGACCTCGACGAGGCGCTCGCGGTTGCGGAGCGCGTCTGCCCTCACGGTGTCTATCCCTTCACCTGTGTCGAGCAGGGCTTCCCCGGGCCCTGCGAATTTGAGTTGCCGCCGTGTGGACCGGCGCTCTACGCTAACCGGAGTTAGCCTCCGCTTAAATGCTCGCCGTCAGGTGAAGGACACCATGTCTACTGCGTCCATATCCACAACGCCTTCCACTGGGAAAGTTGTTCCTAAGCGCGAGCCCAAGCCGG from Catenulispora sp. GP43 encodes:
- a CDS encoding TetR/AcrR family transcriptional regulator, giving the protein MRADALRNRERLVEVAQSAFANNGIETSLEDIARQAGVGIGTLYRRFPRREDLIAAVLAERYLKLAECALVLAERREDADAALTEWLTLLIEHMAIYRGLSLAVKEAIHDQSTALGRTCKEMMDAGTELLKRGQRTGAFRPDVTFYDVMSLCSGIVTAVERRAEKPVDTDIPPVNPYLLLDVVLRGLRTPDA
- a CDS encoding phosphatase PAP2 family protein, whose protein sequence is MLTEPRHAVAHHRAPVFDDRARASALRLWGTASFGVFVLLAIIVATKASRGTDQSVDNSLNRFALRDTGVTDFFKAVTSTGAPTVTLGLGLLVAVAFFALRMRPTAYFAAASVIGAYAIAYVAKKGVNRHRPVWDAAHTISTESGASFPSGHATGTSTLATVLILTAVPLLAGLTARRTATTLLVLYVIVIAASRPLLGVHFPTDVLAGAALGTGWTLLCASVLRPWQDRPSAG